In Glycine max cultivar Williams 82 chromosome 10, Glycine_max_v4.0, whole genome shotgun sequence, the DNA window ttcataagtaaattgttcaaaattgatgttgatGTAGAGTTTATGTAGTTGATAGAAcgattatgtaaaaaaaatagaataaaaaatatcttgataaaaattaaatttatgattctttatttataaacaaaataataaactaaaacaagacatgcttaatttagttaattatgttaatattatcTTCTACATATCATTAGTCaagatttattaatttatttttaaattataaaaaaattataaattaaaaaatatttaatatataaatattttaaattttattttatattattttatatatttttattttgaatattttacgtattttatttttattctatcaatttataattaaattttataaattaatatgtaaattatttatattttttgtaaattgattttaatataaatatttttttactttaattatttatgtaaaataaaaaaatatttatataaaatattttttaatttataaattttgataattttttaaaaacattaataattttttactagcTATACATAGAAAATGATGTTAATgcagttaattaaataaaataagtgttttattatattgtttatgaataattttacgtcaattagagtaaaaatattaaaattaatttataaaaaaatatgtaagtaATTtacatttatgaaatttaattataaaatagtaaaatagaaataaaaatatgtaaactattaaaaataaaaatatataaaatgatataaaataaaataaaaatatttatatattaattattttaaattttaaaatttagataatttgaagaaaaaaaattaataactcttgGTCAATAATACATAGAagttaatgtaattaattaaacaaaacaagtttcttaaatgtatttttctaTGAATAAAAGATTATGAGTTCATTTtctattgaaatattttttatttttcacttcattttttttccatgtaAGTTATATGTAGGTTCTATGCCAGCATCAATATATCGCTACCAAAATCAATCTTTGATTTTGAACGATCAACtgacaaaattattaaaattattcattttaagaaataagaagACTAAATGTCTTCATTGAAACTAAaagtatgaatttaaaattataggggtttaaattataatttaacataaaaataatatcaaaaatcAAGCATGAGGGTATTTTTGGCAttctaataaatactttttctgttttgctttttctttttaccgACCCTTTTACCAGTAATTTTAGAGTACTGAATTGATAGtatttgtcatcataaaaatacTCATATATTAAAcactttaataatatttatcgaTTCTTTTCTAATTACATCTTATTATCCATTAAATATATCTATCATGTTTTGCTTAATactttcttaatatatatattatacttgacttaattatcaatttcatccttgaaattttaaaatatttaatatttttttaaaaaatttaaagattaaattgaatcttttaaaaaataaattaattttttttaaataatttaaaaaattaaattaataattaagtcaATATATTCTTAAGAAGTAGGTAAATTTGTAAGAGAATTAGTTAGAgaatacaatattatttctGCACCGCCCAATCCATGAATATCAGCTCATCTAAAATGAGTAAATCATGTGTGACACTCTACCATTGTGAGGTTGCGACACATTGATAATACCCATCGTTTCTGTCTGTTCTGTCTCTTTCTCTCACTGTACATGTAACCCTAATTGATGGGTATAATCACCAACAATACTTTATATCGCTTGGtgcttcttatttatttaagctACAATTGCATCTTACCATTCACTCACTGATAAACGCTGAATTCATTCATAGCAGCAAACCCATCTCCAACAACATGAGTTCCCAAACACGCAACCTCAACTTTGTTCTGTTTCCTCTGATGTCCCAGGGCCACATGATCCCCATGATGGACATAGCAAAAATTCTGGCACAGAACGGTGTTACTGTCACAGTGGTCACAACCCACCAAAACGCATCACGCTTCACATCAACTTTTTCTAATTCCCAAATCCGATTACTCGAAGTTCAATTCCCATACCAAGAAGCAGGGTTGCCAGAAGGGTGTGAGAATCTCGACATGTTACCTTCACTTGGCACAGGCTTGGATTTCTTCAACGCTGCAAACAGCAACACCCTGAAGGAGCAAGTTGAAAAACTCTTTGAAGAGTTAAACCCTCCACCAAGCTGCATAATTTCCGACATGACTCTGCATTACACAGCAAACATTGCTAGAAAATTCAATATTCCTAGGTTTTCATTCCTGGGACAGAGTTGCTTCAGTCTCTTTTGTTTGTACAACATAGGAGTCCACAAAGTTCGGTCAACGATTACCTCGGAGACAGAGTACTTTGCTCTGCCCGGTCTGCCCGACAAGGTTGAGTTTACCATAGCACAGACTCCAGCACACAATTCTAGTGAAGAGTGgaaggagttttatgccaaAACCGGTGCTGCTGAAGGGGTTTCATTTGGGGTGGTGATGAATTCATTTGAAGAGTTGGAGCCAGAATATGCCAAGGGTTACAAAAAAGCAAGAAATGGAAGAGTTTGGTGCATTGGTCCTGTTTCACTCAGCAACAAGGATGAACTAGACAAGGCTGAGAGAGGGAACAAGGCTTCAATTGATGAGCATTTTTGCTTGAAGTGGCTTGATTCGCAGAAACCAAAGGGTGTGATCTATGTGTGCCTTGGAAGCATGTGTAACATAACATCACTTCAGTTAATAGAGCTTGGTTTGGCCTTGGAAGCCTCAAAAAGACCCTTCATTTGGGTCATTAGGGAAGGGAATCAATTGGGGGAATTGGAGAAGTGGATTAAGGAAGAGGGGTTTGAGGAAAGGACCAAAGATCGAAGCCTTGTGATTCATGGTTGGGCTCCTCAGGTACTGATTCTTTCACACCCTTCGATTGGAGGGTTTTTGACACACTGTGGTTGGAACTCAACTTTGGAAGCTGTATGTGCTGGTGTGCCTTTGATTACATGGCCTCTATTTGGAGACCAGTTTTTCAATGAGAAACTTGTTGTGCAAATACTAAGAGTTGGAGTGAAGGTTGGGGTGGAGGTTCCTGTGGAGTGGGGTGAGGAAGATGAGAATGGTCTTTTGGTGAAGAAAGAAGATGTTGGGAGAGCTATTAATGAGTTGATGGATGAGAGTAGGGATAGTGAAGAAATGAGGGAAAGGGTTAATGGACTTGCAGAGATGGCTAAGagagctgttgaaaaaggtGGATCTTCTCACTCCAATGTCACACTCCTTATCCAAGATGTCATGCAACAAAACAAGAGAGATACTTAAAATGTTCTTTCTTTCTCACTTGGTGGAATCAGATTGGTACTCATTGTATGTTCCATTACTTGCCTAGATTTTTTTCAACACCATTGAATCAAGTAGTATATTCCATTCCACTAGATCATGGTGCTGCAGAGAATTTATTTAGCATATACAGAGTGCCCCTGGCCAACAAAAACTATAGTTTTTAGCGTGTAGTTTCCTCAAATCATCTACATACCAATGAAGTTGTTTGCATCagtaactatttatttattttaacacccccaagaaaaaaaaaacagatcaGTGATTATTCGTAGCATAGTAGTATGTGATTATTTGTAGTATTGTTATGTAACATTTCTGTCTAAGACGTGATTccattatttatgtatatttattggATATTTAATACAGTATAACCCAGTGGTGGGACCCATTAAAATCATTGTACCATTCTTCGAATTCTAAAGGCGCAGTATGATGGATTTCAAAACATTGGGTAGGATTTTGGTTTGACGTTGCCGCGAAATTTAAAGGAAATTTCCATAGCAACACTATTCTTGAAAGCAACTACTCTATACTTAAGCTTTAAGCCTCAAACACAAGGAGTACAcatttattacaaataaaacaaaaatcaagGACCTATACTAAACTAACAATTtccagaaaaaaataaagaagcaaTACTTCCAAGAACAAATGTCTTAAAGCAAAAGCTTATTACATCTTATGCATTTGGTGTCCATTGTGGCTTAGCTTTTGTTTAACAATTGAATTGGATATGTATTATGTCATCGATAGGCATGGAGATGTTGGGGTAAAAGAACCACCTTCTTCCATTGCTTTCTTTATACTTTCTagctctttctcttctcttttttctttctcttcaccATCACCCATCACCTTCTCTATAGCCTCCTTAACATTTTCCCTATTCACTTGAACACATTCACCCATCTCAGCTACTTGCACAGTAAACTTCTCATTGTAAAACGGATCAGCAAACATAGGAAATGTCACTAAAGGCACACCAGCACAAATGGCTTCCAGTGAAGAATTCCACCCACAATGTGTGAAGAACGCTCCCAATGTGACAATATCAACACTTGTGGTGCCCAACCCCGAACAAAAATCCCTCTCTCTTTGACCCTCTCTTCAAATCTTTTCTAACAACCACCTTTTAATTTCATCTCTTTTTATATGCTCCTCTTAGAAcccaaataaaatttttaacacCTGAGCAATTGATAGAGATTGGTTTAGGATTGGATGCAGCAAAAAGATCATTCATTTGGGTGTTAAGAGGAACATATGGGAAAGATGAAATTGAAAAGTGCTTGCTAGATGAGAGATTTGAAGAAATAGTCAAAGAAAGAGGGATTTTGATTCGGGATTCAGATCCACAAGAATTGATTTTCTCACATTGAGCAATAGGAGCATTCTTCACACATTGTGGATGGGATTCCATAATGGAAGCCATCTGTGCTGGTGTGCCTTTAGTGACATTTCCTATGTTTTCTCATCAATTTTGCGATTAGAAGTTTGTTGTGCAAGTGGCTGAGATTGGTGTGAGCGTGGAAAATAACTATGGTGAATGTGTTCTAGTGAATAGGGACAATGTTAAAGAGGCTATAGAGAAGGTGATGGGTGGAagtgaagaaagagaaaagagaaagagttaGGAAGTATGCGGGCATGGCAAAGAAAGCAATGGAAGAAGGTGGATCTTCCTATTGCAACATGTCCATGCTAATTGATGACATAATAATGTCCAACCAAATGCATATACGTGTTGTGATAAGCTTTTGCTTCAATGCATTTGGTATTAGAAGCATTTCTTAGTTTTTCTTGAAACTGTTATGACGGTTCCTTggattttggttttatttttaataaatgtgggatgatttattttcaagtaactttgatttttctcactttaatttttatataagtattaGGGGTGAGGGTGAGAATGGTTGGTAGGGTGGACATGGATTgtacttttaaaaattcaatccaAATCCATTTAAATGGATAGGATTTAAAATCTATATTAacttaatttgatgaaatagtTTGGATTTTTTAGACCATATTatagttcaaaattaatttggttttaaatttagttttaaattttaaataatttttttgtcaccCTTGATAAGGATTGTATTTGGCTTACTTTGATTGAAGTTATTTTTGGTCGATATTGGCTAAGATATTTTTGGTCGACCTTGATTGAGCATTTTGGCCAACCACAACTAGGACACCATTATTTTTTACGGATCttaattagatatattttttatcgaCCTCAACAATCTCAatcaaggatttttttttccaaaggaATGCTATATCATTTGAAGAGTTATGGTGAGCATGGGTTTTGGAtttaaaaatccaaacaaatattgaattcatattcaattaattagattgggtttaaaatccaaaaaactaGATTGGAATATAAAACCAATCCATTAAGATGGATTTAAGGTAGTTTGAATTGAGTTAGTTATGAATTGgttatataatttgatttatagAATAAGCCTGGTTGGAATGGGTTTATTTTACATCTGACAACGAGTtggaaaatttctttaaaaaagaataagagtCTTgtccaattgaaaaaaaaattaagagtattctttttcaattttataagaATGTTCACCCATGTAACACTGTACTAgttatgtttctatttataatatccaaattaaaagtgatgtttgttcttttttataaggACCAATTCATAATGTGTTTTCTATGTGCCAAATTAGGCTTGCtaatccagaaaaaaaaagtgcatgTATACTTAGAAAATGCTGATCTAGAGGGGTTTCCTGTTAGTGACATTGGGCCAGTGATTGAAGTATATGCAATGCCTATAAATTGCAGTGTAGAAAATATGGTTGAGGTGTACTCAGAATGGTATTGAAGATATGGATGTTGATGGTGTTAAAGGTGGTTCAGATGATGAAAATAAAGTACTTGGAACTAATGTACAAGAAGCAGAAACTGAAGTTGTTGAAATAGGAGTTAAAACAAAACCTAAAGTTGTTGGAATTGAAACTGAAGTGAACAATGATACAGATAATGATGAAGTTAAAGAACATGATGGGGATGTTGAGTTTTCTAATCATTCTGAAAATGACCCAAACTATGTATATGTGTCTCCAGAAGATGATGGATAATTAAGTGACACATTGGCAGATAGTTACCAGTCTGAAGAATTTCAATCCCTTTCCAATAGTGATGATGAAGGTGACTCCAATTCTAAAATCGTGTATCCTCAATACAATCCTACAAATAGTTTTGGACAAGTGCATTTGGAGGTTGGGATGGAGTTTGATACCATCTAAATGTTTATTGAAGTTGTCAAAGACTTTACTATTTTTCATGTCAGAGATCTGAAATGGGTAAAAGTTGACAACATTTGAGCTAGAGCATGCTGTAAACAAGTTGGATGTTCATAGGAAATTTATTGTTCATGGTTTGAAGTTACAAGAAGCTTTCAAATCAAGACTTTTTTTGGAGGAGCACATATGTGGAAGggtctttaaaaataaacaagctACAATGAAATTATAGGCAAATAGGATGGTTGATAAGCTTAGGTTTCATCCAAACCTAAATCATGTGGAAGCACATGAACATCACAGAGAACATTATGGTGTGCACAATGATGAAATAAAGATGTTTAGGGCTAGCAAAGAGGCTCGATCACTGGTAGAGGGAAACATCCAATTGCAATATGCTAAGCTTTTGGACTATTCACATGAGTTAACAAGAAGCAATGAAGGATCAACTGTGAAAATGAATTGCATTCCCATACCTAGATCTTATCCACAATTCCAccaaatttatatatgtttagaTGCATGCAAGAAAGGATTCAAGGCTGGCTGCAGACCTTTTATTGGTCTTGATGGTTGTTTCCTGAAAAGGTACTATGGCGATCATTTGCTTGCAGCAGTGGGACAAGATGCAAACAATGCTTTTTTTGTGATTGCATATGCAGTAATAAATgctaaagataaagataattgGAAGTGGTTCCTCACTTTGTTACATGAAGACATAGGAGACTACAAGCAATATGGATGAAATTTCATGTCAGACATCCAAAAGGTGCAATTCAATATACAAAGTTGATTTCATGTATGCATATGTGATAGCAATATGAT includes these proteins:
- the LOC100790358 gene encoding UDP-glycosyltransferase 73C3; this encodes MSSQTRNLNFVLFPLMSQGHMIPMMDIAKILAQNGVTVTVVTTHQNASRFTSTFSNSQIRLLEVQFPYQEAGLPEGCENLDMLPSLGTGLDFFNAANSNTLKEQVEKLFEELNPPPSCIISDMTLHYTANIARKFNIPRFSFLGQSCFSLFCLYNIGVHKVRSTITSETEYFALPGLPDKVEFTIAQTPAHNSSEEWKEFYAKTGAAEGVSFGVVMNSFEELEPEYAKGYKKARNGRVWCIGPVSLSNKDELDKAERGNKASIDEHFCLKWLDSQKPKGVIYVCLGSMCNITSLQLIELGLALEASKRPFIWVIREGNQLGELEKWIKEEGFEERTKDRSLVIHGWAPQVLILSHPSIGGFLTHCGWNSTLEAVCAGVPLITWPLFGDQFFNEKLVVQILRVGVKVGVEVPVEWGEEDENGLLVKKEDVGRAINELMDESRDSEEMRERVNGLAEMAKRAVEKGGSSHSNVTLLIQDVMQQNKRDT